From Halomarina ordinaria:
GACGGTGTAGACGGGGTTGAGCGACGTCAGCGGGTCCTGGAAGATCATCGCGATGCCCTTCCCGCGGAGCGCCCGCAGGGCGGGCTTCGAGGCGTTCGTCACCTCGACGTACCCGCCGGTGCCGTCCCGGACGACGAAGGCCTCCTCGTCGGTGACGCCGAGGCGGGTGGTGTACCCACGCTCGACGAGGCGACGCATGTCGACGTCGCCCTCCCTGACGAGCAGTTTCGCGTCGTGGACGTCGTACTCGCCGTCGGTGAGTTCCTCCGGCGTGACGCCGTCGTCGAACAGGCGCTCGACGAGCGTGACGACGTCGTGGTTCTGTCGCAGGTCGTCGACGTCGACCGTCCGCTTCGGGAAGCGGCCGGCGAGTCGCTCGACGGTCTCCGGGTCGCTGAAGCGGATGCTCCCGCCCATGATGCGCCCCGGCGAGTCGACCAGCCCCATGATGGAGCGAGCGGTGACGGACTTGCCCGACCCGCTCTCGCCGACGATGCCGACGGTCTCGCCCTCGCGGATGGTGTAGGAGATGTCGTCGACCGCGCGAATGGTCTCCTTGTCCGTGAAGAACGTCGTCTGCAGGTGCTCGACGGCCAGCACCGGCTCGCGGTTGAGCTGGATGCTCATCCGCCACCTCCGGTCGCGGCGGCCTCAGACGCCGCCTCGCCGCCGGTGTCGCTCTGCGGGTCGATGGCGTCGCGGATGCCGTCGCCGAGGGCGTTGAACGCCGTCACCACGAGCACGATGAGGACCCCCGGGATGAGCGCGATGTGCCAGGAGGCGGTCGTGACGTACGACCGGCCGTTGGCGACGATCTGTCCCCACTCCGGCGTCGGCGGGTTGATGCCGATGCCGAGGTACGACAGCGCCGACGTGGTGATGATGATGCCGCCGATGGTCATCGAGGCGTAGACGAGCAGGTAACCGACCACGTAGGGGAGCATGTGCTTGCGCATGGTGACGGTCGAGCGCTGCCCGTAGCTCCGGGCGGCGTCGACCCACTCCTGCTCGGAGACCTGCATCGCGGGGCCGCGGATGGCGCGCCAGATGCCCGGCCAGTAGAGGAAGCCGAACACCAGCGCGATGAGCAACCCGCCGTTGTAGAAGTCCGCTATCCAGTGGTCGGAGAACACCACCGACATGAGGATGAGCAACAGGATGGCCGGGATGGCCTGAATCGAGTCGCTCACCACCACCGCCGTGAGGTCGGCCAGGCCCTTGTAGTAGGCCGTCAGCAGGCCGAGGAAGACGGCGATGAAGCCGCTGATGCCGATGGCGAGCAGGCCGACGAACAGCGAGACGCGCGCGCCGTAGGCGAGGGAGGTGAACAGGTCACCTCCCGGCGTCGGTAACGTCCCGAGCGGGTGGAACCGACCGTAGTCGTCGTACTCGCCGATGGAGACCGTGTTCTCGGGGTTGCTCCCGCCCGAGGAGGCCGACGCGAGGTTGGCCGTCCCGTGGTTGGTCTCGAGGACCTCGCCCGACCCCTCGTCGTAGTACTCGAAGGAGGCACCGTACGGCCTGATGGTGTCGTCCTGGTAGGTGATGGGCGCCAGCGTCGGCGCGAACATCGCGAGGCCGATGAACAGCAGGACGACGACGAAGCCGAACTGTCCCCAGCGGTGGTCGCGGAGGCGCTCGACGACGTCGTCGCGCGGCGTCCAGTCGGCGTAGCGGTAGTGTCTGACGAAGACGTCGTAGCCCTTCCAGAGCCAGTAGACGAAGAAGAACAGGTAGGCGTAGACGAGCACGAACCGGATGGACCAGGAGACGCCCGGCGAGAGGCCGAGGAACGTCCCTTCCCACCCGCCGGCCGCCGTCCGGTGGCCCTGGTTCGGGACGACGTCGCGCGAGAGCAGCGTCGGTATCTGCCCGGCGGCGGTGCGGGCGCTGTCGATGGCGCTCTCCGCGGACGCGATGAGGCCGGTCAGGTCGACGATGCCGTTCAAGATGCCCCCGACGACCTGGACGAAGAACTCGAGGGTCGCGAGTGCCATGCCGATGAGCGCGCCGAACTCCACGAGGAGCAACAGCGCGAACACCCCGCCCCAGACGAGCGCGGGGCGCGGGTTCTCCTGAATCCGCTTTCGAAGCGGGAGTTCCTGGGTGTACTGTGTCTGACTCATGTTATTCGTACCCGATCCGTGGGTCGATGACGGTGTACAGGAAGTCCTGAATGATGTTCACGCTGAGGGTGATGAGGACGAAGACGAACAGCAGCGACCCCGCGACCGGGAGGTCGCCCTGTATCGTCGCGTCGAAGAACAACTTCCCCAGCCCGTTGATGCCGAACACCGACTCGACGACGACGGACCCGCCGATGAGCAGGAACGCCTCGGCGGTGATGACCGGCACGAGTGGGATGAGGGCGTTGCGGAAGACGTGCTTCCAGACGATGACGCGCTCGGAGAGGCCCTTCGCCCGGGCCGTCTCGACGTAGTTCGAGTTGATGGTCTCGAGCACCGCGGTCCGCCCGATACGCATCTCGTTGCCCATCGACGCCGACCCGAGCACGAGCGCGGCCGGCATGATCTGCTTGATGGCGACGAGCAACGCGTTCCACCCCTCGGCGTCGTACGTCGGGACGATGCCGTCGAACGCGACGGGACTCAGGTTCCCGAGCGGCGGGGCGGTGATGACGTCCGTACTGACGACGAAGTCGTTCCACGCGAACGCCCCGTTCGTCAGCGACCCGGAGTTGATGAGTATCTCGGCGAGGATGATGCCGAGCCAGAAGTTCGGCATGGCCCGCCAGACGATGCCGCCGAAGGAGGCGGAGTAGTCCGAGAACGTGTTGGGGTTCAGCCCGGCGTAGAAGCCGAGCGGGATGCCGATGAACAGCGCGATGAGCACCGACCAGAACCCGAGCCAGATGGTGCGCGGCGCACGACTGGCGATGAGGTCGGTGACGCTCGTCCCGCGGCTGATGACCCACGACTGGCCCAGTTCGAACGTCAGCAGACCAATCATGAAGTCGATGTACTGCTCCCACAGGGGAATCTGGTTCCCCTGGGCGTCGACGATACCGATACTCTTGGCGACGGCGAGCCGGTACGCCGGGTCGTTGTTCGTCCCGACGACGGCCGAGACGGGGTCGGTCGGTCCAACTCGCAGTATGAGGAAGGCGAGCGACATCGAGAACAACAGGATGGGTATCGCGAGTACCAGCCGCCGGAGGAAGTAACTCCACCGGCTCATGGTACCCCACCGCTGTCGACTCGCTGGCACGCGCGGCGGTGGTACGGGGTACCGCCGTCGCTGCAGGTGTGATTCATTGTAGCGTATGACCTGATTTTTCGTTGCGGCAATTATGTCTTTCTATCCCTTTGCTTACCGTCAAAAATCGAACCGCCGGAGACGGGGTTACTCGCCGCTCTCGTTGCCCGTCGTCTCGTTCGGGTCGGCGGCCTCGTCGGGGCGGTCCTCGACGTCCTGCTCGAGCCAGAAGGTGTTGTACTTCTGGCGCGAGGGACCCATCGCGCCGAACTTCGGCGCGTGGAAGTAGTCGTAGCTGAAGCGTTCGGTGGCGCCGTGGAAGACGTTCACGAGGACGACGTCCTCCCAGTTGGCCTCCTCCATCTGGATGTAGGCCTCGTTGCGGGCCTCCTCCGCCTCGTCGGTCGGTTCGAGGTTGTCGCTGATGGTCTGCCACGCCTCGGTGGCCGCCTGCGACGCCTCGGTCTCCTCCTCGCGGCCCCAGTTGGTGTACGTCAGGACACCGGTCTCGCCCGTGTAGGTGTCCTCGGGGTTGATGAGCTGGAGGAAGTTGTCCGGCTCCGGCCAGTCGGCGATCCACCCGAGGGTGTACGCCTGCAGGCTCCCCTGTTCACCCTGGTCGAGCAGCGTCGCGAACTCGGCGGACTCGATGTCCATGTCGATGTACGCCTCGCGGAGCTGCCCCTGGAGGATCTGGGCGATCTGGCTCCACGTGTCGGAGACGTAGTGCGTGAAGGTGAACGAGAAGCGGTCGTCCTCACTGTAGCCCGCCTCCTCCATGACCTCCTTTGCGCTCGCGATGTCGGACTCCTGCCCGTAGGGGTAGGCGTCCTCGACGTGGCTGTTGTACGCCTCGCCCTCGCCGGGGTAGACGAGCGGCGGCGTGAGGTGGTAGCCGGGCGAGACGCGGCCCTTGTACACCTCGTTCGCCAGCTGGTTCTGGTTGGTCGCGTAGGCGACGGCCTGACGGACCGGCTTGGGGACCTCCCGGGTGTTGAACCCGAAGTAGTACGTCGACACCTCGGGGACCTTCAGGTAGTCGACGACCTCGCCGTTGCTGACGCTGTCGTACTGACCGCTGGTCCGACCCTGTTCGTCGTCCTCGGCGTTGGTGATGTTCGACTGCTGGAACTCCGCGGTGGGGACACCGAACGTGTCGACGTTCTTCTCCATCGCGTAGTTGTACGCCGCCTGCGTGTCCTCGATGACCTGCCACTGGACGCCCTCGACGTAGGCCGTCTCGCCGTGGTAGTCGTCGAAGCGGGTGGCCGCGGCGGAGGTGCCCTTCTCCCAGCTGTCGAAGACGAACGGCCCCGCACCGATGGGTTCGCTCTCCGAGAAGGTCTGGTAGTCGTCGCTCGGGTCGTCCGGGGCGCCCTCGTCGTCGAGGCTTCCGACGATGCCGTCGGGAACGACCGCGAACGAGGAGTACGCGAGCATCTGGAGCGACGCGTGGAACGCGCGGTCGAGGGTGATGACGAGCGTCTGGTCGTCCTCGGCCTCGACGCCGAGCGAACCGTCGGAGTAGGTGTCCTCGTCGTCGGTTTCGTGGGTGACGCCGAGCGAGTCGAGGATGAAGTACGTCCGGACCGAGTGCGGGGAGCCCGCGAGGCGGTTGAACGAGTAGACGAAGTCCTGGGCGGTGACGCTATCGCCGTTGTGGAACGTCGCCTCCTTGAGGGTGAACGTGTACTCGGTGAAGTCGTCGTTCGTCTCGTAGCCCTCGGCGAGTCCCTCCGTGACCTCCGTCTCGCCGTTCGGGTAGTTCATCAGGCCGTCGAAGACCTGCTGGACGACCTGCCCGGAGGCCGTGTCGTCGGCCGCGACGGGGTCGAACGTGGAGATGGTGGAGTTGATCTTCCGGTAGGTACCACCCTCCTGGGGCTCCATGTCGCTGTCGTCGTCGCCGGAACCGTTCCCGTTCCCGTCGCTGTCGTTGCCGCTCGGTTCCCCGGTACACCCTGCGAGCGCCGCGGCCGCCGCCGCACCACCGGTCGCCTGCAGGAATCGCCTCCTCGAAAGTCCGTTACTGTCTGTCATTCCAAAACCTCGTATTTGTTAATGGTTTATAAGCTTGGCGTTGTCGCGCGGTTCAGCCGTTGAATCGGCCCGCCAGTTTCTTTCAGTTGTTCTCCCGGTTCCGTGTGACATGCGTCCACACAAGGAGGACATATCGGTCGTTCCCGCATATATACTCCGTATTGTGAAATGCGCGTTTTACCAACCCGTGTCGGTTCGGCGAATCGGCCGTAATACGCTGTCTAGCGCTCTCTCCCGGCCTATACCCGCGCTTCGACTCGTGACAACACGACGTTCGTTCCGACACGTTTATTATGGGATGTTAGCTATTGCCAGTCATGGAGCCCAACACGGCGACCACGTCCGGGTCGGACGCCGAGTACGAGGTGATGGCGGCTGTGGACGACGGAACGCTCGTCATCGCCGACGTCAGCCGCGACGACGCGTGGGTCGCCCTTCCGCTCTCGCAGGCCCTCTCACTCGACGACTATCAGTGACTCCCTCTCAGAGGGAAGACTGATAACAGACTGGTGTTTTTACGCTCCCAATGGCCCTCTCCGGTTCGTGGAAGCGTGACTTCGCCAGCGGCGTCATCGTGCTCGCGCCACTGTTGGTCACCCTCTACATCCTCCGGTGGCTGTTCGTCAGGGTCGCGGCGCTGGGTCTCATCGAAATCGACCCCACGCTGCTCCCGGCGGGCACCAGGGGGGCCGTCCCCTTCATCGAGGTCGCCCTCCTGCTCACCGTCTTCGTCCTGCTCACCTTCTCCATCGGGTACATGATGCGGACGACGTTCGGCGACGTCGTCGAGGGAGGCATCGACGCCACGATGAACCAGTTGCCCGGGCTCCGGGTCGTCTACAACGCCTCGAAGATGGCCGTCGAGACGGCCGTCTCCGGCCCCGAAGACCTCCAGAGCCCGGTCAAACTGGAGACGTGGAACGGCCTCCGGATGACCGCCTTCAAGACGGGCAAGGTCGCCGACGACGGGCGCGAACTCCTCTTCATCCCCACCTCGCCGAACATCACCACCGGGTTCGTCGTCGAGTGCGAACCGGGGGAGTACGAGGAGACCGGCGAGACGGTCGAGGACGCCCTCACGCGCGTCCTCTCCGCCGGCTTCGGCGACAACAAGCACGACGGCATCCCCATCGTGGTCAACGAGGAAGAGGCCGAACGCCGGACGCTGAACTGAGGCTCAGACGCCGGCGGAGGCGACCGCCCGGAGCGCGAACACGAGGTTCTCCTTTCGCTCCATCACCCGCCGCGAGAAGTACGAGAGCCACCGGTCACCGTAGGGGACGTACTGGTACACCTCGTAGTCGCGCGCCAGTTCGACCTGCGCGTCCTCCCGCACCCCCATCAACATCTGTATCTCGAAGTCCGTCCCGTACGCGCCGTGGAGGTCGATAGCACGCTCGATCATCCGCGGGTCGTGACTCCCCACCGCGACGGTGCCCCCATCCTCCCGGAAGAGGTACTCCAGATGTTCCTCGTAGGCCTCGTTGACCGCCTGCCGTCCCTTCAGCGAGATGTCGGCCGGTTCGTCGTAGGCACCCTTGACGAGGCGGACCTTCCCCGGCAGGTCGACGAGGCGTTCCAGGTCGTCGCGGGTGCGCTTCAGGTTCGCCTGTACACACACCCCCATCCGCGGATACTCGGAGACGAGGCGCTCGAAGGCGTCGAGCGTCGCGTCGGTCGTCGTGTGGTCCTCCATGTCCACCCAGACGAACACCCCCTCGTCGCGGGCCGTCGCGACGATGTCCCCGAGGTTCGCCTCGAACGTCTCGGCGTCGACGCCGAGTCCGACCTGTGAGGGCTTCACCGAGATACACCCGTCGACGTCGGCCTGCGCGATGTCGGCGACCAGCCGGCGGTAGGCGGCCGCGTCCTCGGCGGCCGGCTCGGGGTCGTGGTAGTGCTCGCCGAGCAGGTTGACGATGCTCTTGACGCCGTCGGCCCGCAACTGCCGGGCGTGTTCGAGCACCTCCGCGGGGGTCTCGCCGGCGACGAACCGGCGCGCGATGGGGGGGATCATCGGTGGTAAATTTCGCCGGCGCTCACTTGAGAACTCCCTTTCACGAACGCCGGTCGTTCCACCCTGCTTTATACTCTCGCTCGGCGGAGTGTGGGCCATGTTAGAGGCCGTGGCCCGCGCCGTCTGGGCGATGCTCCCCGCGTACGTTCCGAACAACGCCGCCGTCCTCTTCGGCGGCGGCCGCCCCATCGACGGTGGCCGGGAGTGGGGGGGCCGTCGGCTCCTCGGCGACGGCAAGACCTGGCGCGGCACCCTCGCCGGCACCCTCGTCGGGACGGCCCTCTCGGTCCTCCTGAACCGCCTCGCGCCCGCCGCCGAGGCGCGGACCGACTGGTCGCTCCCCCGGTTCTCGCTCCGGTCGGGCGTCGCCCTCGCGTTCGGCGCGATGGCCGGCGACATCGCGGGCTCGTTCTTCAAGCGCCGGACCGGCCTCGCGCGCGGCGAGATGGCCCTCGGCCTCGACCAGCTCGACTTCGTGGCGGGCGCGCTCGCGCTCGCCCGCGCCTGCTCGCCGCGCTGGTTCGCCCGGACGTTCACCCGCCCCACCGTGGCCGTCGTCCTCCTGCTCACGCCGCTGCTCCACGTCCTCACCAACGCCATCGCCTACGGACTGGGGCTGAAGGACGAGCCCTACTAGCCCCCACGTTTTGCCGCGCGGGCGGCCGCCCGCTGGCAAAACCTGGACTAAAACCGCCCCTCACCTCCTTCGGAGGTTCGGGGCGTCCGCTCGCTCGGTCGCTACGCTCACTCGCTCGCGGCACGGTACAGGGGGAGACCGCCCTTCCTGCGTTCCCTGTCACGTACCGTGCCCTCCCGAGCCCTCCCGTGGTGTGTTTCCCGTGCACGCCGGTGTTCGGTTGCACGTGAATCGCTCTCACGTGGGGTGGTCTCCAGTCGAAGAGGTACCCTTCAGTCGAGGCGGTCGAGGACGGCCTCGGCGTCGTAGGCCAGCGAGAGTTCCCGCGAGCGGCCGCGTCCCTCGACGCTGGTGTAGCGGGCCTCGATGATGCCGAGCTGGTCGAGCTTGTTGATGAGTTCGGAGTAGCGCGTGTAGCCGAGACCGGTCGCCGCCTCGAACGCCTCGTAGACGTCGCCGGCGCGGGCCCCCTCGTGCTCGGCGACGACCCGGACCAGGTCGACCTCCGACTCCGCGAGCCCCTGGAGGTGCCGCGAGAGGTGGACGTACTTCGACTTGCTGTAGGCCGTCTCGACGTCCTCCGCCTCGACGGTCGGGCTGGCGCGCATCTCGGCGGTGAGGCCCGCGCGGCGCAACAGGTCGATGCCCACCCGGAGGTCGCCACCGGTGCTCGCGGTGAGTTCGGCCACCCGGTCGAGCACGTCGGGGCCGGTCACGCCCGTGCGGAACCCACGCTCGACCCGTTCGTTGAGGATCGTGGCTATCTCGGCCTCGTCGTAGCGGGGGAAGAACACCTCCTCGGGGCGGAAGACGCTCTGGACGCGCTCGTCCAGTTCCTCGACGATGTCGAGGTCGAGGTCCGAGGAGACGATGATGACGCCGATCTTCGCGCCGGAGTGCGCCTCGTGCGCCCGGAGCAGCGAGTAGAGCGTGTCGCTCGCCTCCCCTTCGTAGAAGAGGTAGTTCACGTCGTCGAGCGCGACGACGAGCACCTCGTCCTCCTCGACCAGTCTGTCGGTAATCTGGCCGAAGAGCTTCTTGAACGAGATGCCGCTCGTGGGCGGTTCGTACTCGAACATCTCCTCGAAGAGCCGCGAGAACACCGCGTAGCGCGTCGAGTCGACCTGGCAGTTCACGCGCGCGACGTTCACGTCGGAGACGGCCTCCAGTTCGCCGAAGAGCTTCTGGACGGCCGTCGTCTTGCCCGTCCCCGGCGGCCCGCGCGCCATCACGTTCAGCGGGCGCGACCCGCGGACGGCCGGCCGGAGGGCGTACTTCAGGCTCCGCATCTGCTCCTCGCGGTGGCGGAACGTCTCGGGGAGGTAGTCTATCTCGAAGACGTGCTCGTCGCGGAAGACCGACTCGTCCCACGACAACATCTCATCGTCCGCCATTCACTTTCACCAGACTCCCCGGAGTACTTAATCCTTCGTCCGGTCTCGCACGGCGGGAGAACGCGCGGCCGCTCACTCCGCGAACTTCCCGAGCAACCGGTCGTAGAAGGCGTCGTCCTCGGCGGTCGCCAGTTTCTCGACGATGAGTTCCGGCGTCGAGCGCGCGAGTCGACCCTTCACGGGCGAGCGGTTCACCTGCAACTCCCCGTCGACCAGTCCAACGGCCTCGATGCCGTCGACCTGCACGTCGAAGCCCGTCGCCTCGCGTATCTCGCCGGCGAGGTGCGAGACGAAGACGGCCGTCGCGCCCTGCTCGTCGAGCGATTCGAGGATGCCGGCGATTATCTTCGCGCTCGCGCCGGGTTCGGTGATGCTCTCCAGTTCGTCGACCAGCACCAGTCTGTTGCCCTCGTCGGTGACGAGGCCGCCGAACTCCCGGAGCGTGGACTCGAACGCGCCGGCGTCGAGGGTGCCCTGGCTCTTGGCCTGGTAGTGCAGCGCGTCGAACCGCTCCAGACGGACGCGCTCTGCGGGCACGGGCAGGCCCATCTGCGCCAGGACGACCGTGAGGCCGACGAGGTCGATGGTCGACGTCTTCCCTCCGCTGTTGACCCCCGAGAGGAGCGCGACCCCCTCGACCCGGTAGTCGACGGGGTCGACCTCGGCGAACTCGACGTCGAGCAGGGGCGAGCGTCCGCCCTCGAGGTCGACGCCCCGCCCCTCGAACGTCGGGAGGACGCACTCGAAGTCGCGGGCGAACCGCGCGACGGCGAGTTCCACGTCGAGTTCCAGCGCCGCGCTGACGAGCGCCTCGACCGGGTCGCGCAGCGCGTTCAGGTCCGACGCGAGGTCCGCCTTCAGCCGGGCGGCGCGGCGGTCCCGCGCGGCGTCGAGTTCCGACTGGAGCCGGGAGACGGCCGCCTCGTCGCGCTCGACGGGGAAGTGGGGGTCGTCGCGGAACACTCCCTCCGCGAGGTCGGCGTGGTCGTCCAACCGGAGGGCGTCGACGACGTGCTCGCGGGCGGCCGCGACTGCCTCGTCGAACTCGTCGGCGAGTTCGCGGTCGAGCAGCGTGTCGACGCGCGCGCCCTGCTCGACCAGCGAGAGGAGGTCCGCCCCCTCGATGGTCACGTCCCGTGCCTGGATGACCTCGCGGAGGCGGTCGTTGGCGACGCTCTCGCCCGTCGAGACGGCGGCGTCGACGTCGGCGGCGGCGTCCTGTAGGCGCCCGAGTTCCGCGTCGCCCTTCACCGTCCCGTCCGCGTCGAGGCGGTCGAGGCCGTCGCGGAGGGCGTCGAGGTCGCAGGGTGCGTCGAGGTCCGCCGCCTCGTGGGCGTCGGCGGCGGCGAGCAGGCGCGCGCGGTTCTCCGCGAAGAACGCGAGCAGACGCTCGGGGAGCACCTCGTCGACGCGCGCCTCGGGGTCGGGGACGACGCGCACGTCGCCGGGGAGGTCGAGGCCGGCGAACGACTCGTCGAGCGCGACGACGGTGGCGTACCCCCGCGCGAGTTCCGCGAGGTCCTGCGTGTCCTCGACGAGTTCGACGCTCAGTTCGGGGAACGCGCGCTCGGCGCGGGCGTAGGTCTCCGCCTCGCTCGTGGCCAGACAGCGTTCGCGCACCCGGAGGCCGCCCGGGTCGGCGAGCGGCGCGACGCCCGAGAGCGCCTCCACGACCGTGGGGTCGGCGTCGCGCGCCATCGCCTCGGTGACGAACGCGCGCACCTCCTCGATGCGGTCGGCCGACGCGCTCGGGTAGAACGTCTCGACGCGGCGCTTCGCGTAGTCGGTGACGGCGCGCTCCTGCAGCAGTGCGAGCGCGTCGTCGTACAGTTCGCGCGCCCGGTCGGTGCGCAGGAAGCGACTCGTGTCGCCGTGGCGTTCGCGGATGGCACCCCGGGCGATGCGGGCGGCCTGCCCCTCGGTGATGCCCGGCGCGCGGGCGAGCGCCGCCACGTCGCCGTCCGTGAGGGCGCGCTCGGCGTCGTCGAGGGCGGCCAGTCGCTCGGCCGTCTTCGCGCCGACGCCCGGGATGGCCTCCAGGTCCATACCCGGCCCGTTGCGGTGACGTGGCAAAACTGCAACGTTCCCGACACGGTTCGACGACGCCCCACCGCGGCGCACACAACGCGCTTTTCTCTCCCCCCGCCGAACGCCGGGCATGAACGTCGCGGACAAACGTGCTGCCGCGCTGGACGCGCTCTCCGAGCGCGACGGCGTCCTCGTCGCCTTCTCCGGCGGCGTCGACTCGAGCCTCGTCGCCGCCCTCGCCCACGAGGCGCTCGGCGACCGGGCGGTCGCCTGCACCGCCCGGAGCGAGACGCTCCCCGCCGAGGAACTGGACGACGCCCGCCGCGTCGCAGACGAAATCGGCATCCGCCACGTCGAAGTCGAGTTCTCCGAACTGGACAACCCGGACTTCGTCGAGAACGACGGCGACCGCTGCTACCACTGCCGGACGATGCGCCTCGGGAAGATGTTCGAGCAGGCCCGCGACCTCGGCATCGAGACGGTCTGTGACGGGACGAACGCGAGCGACCCCGGCGAGGGTCACCGCCCCGGCCTGCGCGCCGTCGAGGAACTGGAGGTGTTCTCGCCCCTGCTCGCCCACGGTATCGCCAAGTCCGAGGTGCGCGAACTGGCCGGCGACTACGACCTCTCGGTGGCCGACAAGCCCTCGATGGCGTGTCTCTCCTCGCGCATTCCGACCGGTATCGAGGTGACCGAGGAACGCCTCTCGCGCGTCGAGCGCGCGGAGGGCCTCCTGCGGGCGTGGGGGTTCACGCAGTTCCGCGTGCGCGACCACGACGGCCTCGCGCGCATCGAGGTGGGACACGACGAACTCGACCGGGCGCTCGACGCCGACTTCGTCCGGGCGGCTCGCACCCACCTCCGCGAGGCCGGCTTCGACCACGTCACCCTCGACCTCGAGGGCTACCGGACGGGGAGCGTCAGCCCCGCCGAGGGGGGCGTCTCCGTCTTCGACGCCGAGTACCCCACCTCCGACTGACGGCTCAGGCGTGGCCGTCCCGTCGGCCCCCCACCGACGGCTCCTCGTCGGTCCACGGCGTCGCGTTCTCGTACTGCAACCTGGCCTCCTCGTCGACCCGTATCTCGTTCAGACAGCAGTTGTCGAGGTGGTGCGTGAGCACCGACTCGGGGAGGTCCATCCCCTTCAGGTGGCCGAGGACCATCTGGATGGGGCCGCCGTGGGTGACGACGAGCGTCGTCCCCGCTCCCCCCGCGACCGCGTCCCAGCCGTCGAGCACCCGCTCGCGCATCCCGGCGAGGCTCTCGCCGCCCTCCGGCGTCTCGTCGTGGGCGTACGCCGCCTCCTCGCCGAGCGCGAAGTTCGGGAAGCGCTCGCGCATGGTGTCGTAGTCGAGCCCCTGGTAGACGCCGACGCCGCGC
This genomic window contains:
- a CDS encoding MutS-related protein; the encoded protein is MDLEAIPGVGAKTAERLAALDDAERALTDGDVAALARAPGITEGQAARIARGAIRERHGDTSRFLRTDRARELYDDALALLQERAVTDYAKRRVETFYPSASADRIEEVRAFVTEAMARDADPTVVEALSGVAPLADPGGLRVRERCLATSEAETYARAERAFPELSVELVEDTQDLAELARGYATVVALDESFAGLDLPGDVRVVPDPEARVDEVLPERLLAFFAENRARLLAAADAHEAADLDAPCDLDALRDGLDRLDADGTVKGDAELGRLQDAAADVDAAVSTGESVANDRLREVIQARDVTIEGADLLSLVEQGARVDTLLDRELADEFDEAVAAAREHVVDALRLDDHADLAEGVFRDDPHFPVERDEAAVSRLQSELDAARDRRAARLKADLASDLNALRDPVEALVSAALELDVELAVARFARDFECVLPTFEGRGVDLEGGRSPLLDVEFAEVDPVDYRVEGVALLSGVNSGGKTSTIDLVGLTVVLAQMGLPVPAERVRLERFDALHYQAKSQGTLDAGAFESTLREFGGLVTDEGNRLVLVDELESITEPGASAKIIAGILESLDEQGATAVFVSHLAGEIREATGFDVQVDGIEAVGLVDGELQVNRSPVKGRLARSTPELIVEKLATAEDDAFYDRLLGKFAE
- the larE gene encoding ATP-dependent sacrificial sulfur transferase LarE, with the protein product MNVADKRAAALDALSERDGVLVAFSGGVDSSLVAALAHEALGDRAVACTARSETLPAEELDDARRVADEIGIRHVEVEFSELDNPDFVENDGDRCYHCRTMRLGKMFEQARDLGIETVCDGTNASDPGEGHRPGLRAVEELEVFSPLLAHGIAKSEVRELAGDYDLSVADKPSMACLSSRIPTGIEVTEERLSRVERAEGLLRAWGFTQFRVRDHDGLARIEVGHDELDRALDADFVRAARTHLREAGFDHVTLDLEGYRTGSVSPAEGGVSVFDAEYPTSD
- a CDS encoding histidine phosphatase family protein, with protein sequence MATVILMRHGETTWNRDRRMQGWAPVPLTDRGREQARAAGAHVAEQYDVDRVVVSDLHRTVETARHVNEVGGLDDVPRSFTDDWRERGVGVYQGLDYDTMRERFPNFALGEEAAYAHDETPEGGESLAGMRERVLDGWDAVAGGAGTTLVVTHGGPIQMVLGHLKGMDLPESVLTHHLDNCCLNEIRVDEEARLQYENATPWTDEEPSVGGRRDGHA